One part of the Amphiura filiformis chromosome 5, Afil_fr2py, whole genome shotgun sequence genome encodes these proteins:
- the LOC140153021 gene encoding serine/threonine-protein kinase 35-like isoform X2 codes for MNNYKMPSMMHHFTPLDKIRCGYFGVEHKVKEKKPRGKFRVAKLVLCAGQTEARYILNEYKKTVLSLAKHQNILTIKDAFLHKQKGSVYLCSVSKFMESSETLNSFILARHASLCDEAHKALFLQLVDAVSHLHSHGIAHNALTPFSVRIVESKGNALVKLTDFGLAQICGKPDHENYDLDISRARSLAYYLPPESQDAECCKAFGQPNTAADIFMLGLLFNAIAEHSILPQIPNQEEEESQQILASYLEFPGYGAVPIGKFMNGNPSVDLDYQLFRRLSSPLRRLIRRMVFLEPDGRPPITGVLQMLEPIDSLIRHLRRNAPERVWSQASLDS; via the exons ATGAATAATTACAAGATGCCGTCGATGATGCACCATTTTACGCCGTTGGATAAGATTCGCTGTGGTTATTTTGGTGTTGAACATAAGGTAAAAGAGAAGAAACCTCGGGGCAAATTTCGCGTTGCTAAACTTGTCCTCTGCGCTGGTCAAACAGAAGCACGGTATATTCTTAACGAATATAAGAAAACTGTACTATCACTTGCTaagcatcaaaatattttgactatCAAGGATGCTTTTTTACACAAGCAGAAAGGCTCAGTTTATCTCTGTTCTGTAAGTAAATTTATGGAATCATCAGAGACATTGAACAGTTTTATTCTCGCACGTCATGCCTCACTTTGCGATGAAGCACATAAGGCACTCTTCCTTCAACTTGTAGATGCTGTGTCACACCTTCATTCTCATGGAATTGCACATAATGCATTGACTCCATTTTCTGTTCGCATTGTTGAATCGAAAGGAAATGCTCTGGTGAAATTAACAGACTTTGGTTTAGCGCAAATCTGCGGCAAGCCTGACCATGAGAATTACGATCTGGACATTAGCAGAGCAAGAAGTCTTGCTTACTATCTTCCACCAGAGTCACAAGATGCTGAATGTTGTAAAGCGTTTGGTCAACCCAACACAGCAGCCGACATTTTTATGTTGGGACTTTTGTTTAACGCAATAGCAGAACACTCAATTTTGCCTCAGATTCCAAATCAAGAAGAGGAAGAATCGCAGCAAATCCTGGCATCCTATCTTGAGTTCCCAGGATATGGAGCAGTGCCTATTGGGAAGTTTATGAATGGGAATCCAAGTGTTGATCTCGATTATCAGTTATTTCGTCGCCTCAGTTCACCATTACGACGACTGATCAGAAGAATGGTGTTCTTGGAACCAGATGGCCGACCACCGATTACAG GAGTGCTACAGATGTTGGAACCAATCGATTCCTTGATTCGTCATTTGCGGCGAAACGCACCGGAACGAGTGTGGTCTCAAGCTTCGTTGGATTCCTAG
- the LOC140153021 gene encoding serine/threonine-protein kinase 35-like isoform X1 encodes MNNYKMPSMMHHFTPLDKIRCGYFGVEHKVKEKKPRGKFRVAKLVLCAGQTEARYILNEYKKTVLSLAKHQNILTIKDAFLHKQKGSVYLCSVSKFMESSETLNSFILARHASLCDEAHKALFLQLVDAVSHLHSHGIAHNALTPFSVRIVESKGNALVKLTDFGLAQICGKPDHENYDLDISRARSLAYYLPPESQDAECCKAFGQPNTAADIFMLGLLFNAIAEHSILPQIPNQEEEESQQILASYLEFPGYGAVPIGKFMNGNPSVDLDYQLFRRLSSPLRRLIRRMVFLEPDGRPPITGVLQMLEPIESLVRHLRRNAPERVWSQASLDSWDEESDTESPHFHPTKPKQARKTRVPYNPSISPIQKRFTSTNILTERHDNPMQRATGFVRRASMRVKKTSDRLRKRGSAKISG; translated from the exons ATGAATAATTACAAGATGCCGTCGATGATGCACCATTTTACGCCGTTGGATAAGATTCGCTGTGGTTATTTTGGTGTTGAACATAAGGTAAAAGAGAAGAAACCTCGGGGCAAATTTCGCGTTGCTAAACTTGTCCTCTGCGCTGGTCAAACAGAAGCACGGTATATTCTTAACGAATATAAGAAAACTGTACTATCACTTGCTaagcatcaaaatattttgactatCAAGGATGCTTTTTTACACAAGCAGAAAGGCTCAGTTTATCTCTGTTCTGTAAGTAAATTTATGGAATCATCAGAGACATTGAACAGTTTTATTCTCGCACGTCATGCCTCACTTTGCGATGAAGCACATAAGGCACTCTTCCTTCAACTTGTAGATGCTGTGTCACACCTTCATTCTCATGGAATTGCACATAATGCATTGACTCCATTTTCTGTTCGCATTGTTGAATCGAAAGGAAATGCTCTGGTGAAATTAACAGACTTTGGTTTAGCGCAAATCTGCGGCAAGCCTGACCATGAGAATTACGATCTGGACATTAGCAGAGCAAGAAGTCTTGCTTACTATCTTCCACCAGAGTCACAAGATGCTGAATGTTGTAAAGCGTTTGGTCAACCCAACACAGCAGCCGACATTTTTATGTTGGGACTTTTGTTTAACGCAATAGCAGAACACTCAATTTTGCCTCAGATTCCAAATCAAGAAGAGGAAGAATCGCAGCAAATCCTGGCATCCTATCTTGAGTTCCCAGGATATGGAGCAGTGCCTATTGGGAAGTTTATGAATGGGAATCCAAGTGTTGATCTCGATTATCAGTTATTTCGTCGCCTCAGTTCACCATTACGACGACTGATCAGAAGAATGGTGTTCTTGGAACCAGATGGCCGACCACCGATTACAG GTGTGCTACAGATGTTGGAACCAATCGAATCCTTGGTTCGTCATTTGCGACGAAACGCACCGGAACGAGTGTGGTCTCAAGCGTCGTTGGATTCCTGGGATGAAGAAAGTGATACAGAGAGTCCACATTTCCACCCCACGAAACCCAAACAAGCACGGAAAACCCGAGTACCATACAACCCATCTATCTCACCGATCCAGAAGCGTTTCACTTCTACCAATATTCTAACAGAGAGGCATGATAACCCAATGCAGAGAGCCACTGGATTTGTGCGAAGAGCTTCTATGAGAGTGAAGAAGACAAGTGATCGGTTAAGGAAGAGAGGATCAGCGAAAATTTCAGGTTAA